The following nucleotide sequence is from Nitrospira sp..
CGGATCGGCAAGGTCTCCAGCGTGACAGGATCAATCAGCACGGCACGAGGCTGGTTGAATGCACCGATCAAATTCTTGCCCTTGGCGTGATCCACTCCGGTCTTCCCTCCGACACTTGAATCGACTTGGGCCACCAGGCTGGTGGGCACCTGGACAAAGGGGATTCCGCGTTGGTAGATCGCCGCAGAAAATCCGGTTATATCTCCGATGACGCCGCCACCCAGCGCCAGTAATGTCGAAGCACGTTCGAACTTTTCAGCAACGAGCACATCCATGATCGTGGCAATCGTACGAAGCGTCTTCGTTCGCTCCCCTGGAGGCAAGACGATCGGAATAACGTGATACCCGGCTGCCTTCAATACCCGGCGAGCCAGTTGCAGGTAGTGCTTCGCGAGATTTCGATCGGTCACAATGCCGATCTTCCCGCTGCAGCCAACTCGTTGGAGTTCCGTCCCGAGGGCGCGAAGCAGATAACGCTGGATGATGATCGGATAACTCCGTTCGCCTAATTCGACAGGGATGGTTTCCTGCGGCACCTCACGCACACGTGTTCTCATATACAGCTCTCCAAGAACCTCCACATCTCTTGCCGCGGCGAGGCACCTGAGAGCCGACCGGACGGACAGCCCCCTCACGGCGCTTTCGTAGCGACTCCGGCACCGGCCTTCGACCCATCAGCAACACGCCAGGCTTAGACTGTCCGTAAAGCAGCTACGGGAAGGAGCGATAAGATGACACCGTCGAGAGGAGGGTTTCAGCGGGCTTCGCCCCCACCACCATGCCATGGCATGACCAATGGGAGCGATTATTAGCGTGTGGTGCAAGAACCTGTCAAGTTGCCGATCGCACGATTGTCGGCGTCAGGAAGATCAGCAGCTCTTGCTTGGAGACGTTTTCGGTCTTGTTCTTGAACAGCCACCCTAGGACCGGAATCCGCGAGAGGTATGGAATACCGGCTACATTGTTGGATTGGGTGTCTACGAAGACGCCGCCGATTACCATGGTTTCACCGTCACGCACGAGCACCTGCGTCGTGGCTTCCCGGCGGTCGATGCTCGGACCGGCCGGATTGCTCCGGGCGCCAACCGCATTCCTCGTCGCACGCACCTTCATTAAGATCTGCTTGCCGATCTCCTTCGGGTCACGCGAGGTGATTTGCGGGGTTACATTCAACTCAAGGTTGGCGTCCACGAAGGTGGTCTGAGTACCTTGCAGAGAGGTCGTTTGAAATGGGATCGATTCGCCTTGCGCAATCTTGGCGTCACGCTTATCCAATGTCGTGATCTTGGGCGCTGCAATCACCTTCGTCAACCCGAGCAACTCGCCGGCAGACAGCCGCACGTCCAACATGGCCCCGTCGGTTTTGCCGATTGAAAAACCCGCTCCGGGCACGGATGGCAGCCCTGGGTTAGCCGGAAGATTGATGAGGAAATCGGATACCTGCGCTCCAAACGATCCTGTCGTGCCGGTTTTGAAAGCCGACGTTCCACTCGCACTTCCCAACTGGTTGACGTTCTGAATCCCCCACTGCACACCCAGCGAGCGGGTGTAGGTGGTATCGGCCTGAACGATTCGAGCTTCGATTTGAACCTGCGGGACCTCAAGGTCTACACCGTCCAACAGCTGCCGCAACACATCCAGCTTCGTTTCCGTATCACTGATGATCAAGGCATTGCTCGCTTGACTCACCGTCATTGTTCCGCGGGGGCTCAAATTCTGACGGAGCGAGGTCAATACTTCCTGTGCATTCAAGTTGCGAACATAGAAAACACGCGTGACAATTGGCTCTGCCTTTGCCTTTGAATCTTTAGCCCGCGCCTCTTCATCTTGCTGTTTGGCGATGTTCTGCAACGTATCAACCCAGACGATGTTTCCCTGACGAATCATGCCCAGCGCGTTCATCTTCAGCAACATGTCTAGCGCCTGATCCCAGGGCACACTGGCCAGCTTCATGGTCACTTTGCTCTTGACCCCTTCACCGACAACGATGTTGAAGCCGCTGACCTCGGCGATCAGACGCAATACATTGCTGATATCAGCCTGTTGAAAATCGAGCGAAATACGTCGGCCGACAAACCGTGATGAGCCACCGACGACTTCAGTGTCAGGTTTGGGTTCATCCTTCTGAAACGACTCCGTCGTTAATTGCACCGGCCTGACCAACGTCAGTGCTTTGGAAGCCTTCCGAGTCAGTAATGCCCGGCGGGGAGTGGATTGCACCGTTTCATCCTCTCCTTGCCTCGGTTGCAGCCAGATGACCACCCCACGGTCTCCAGATTCAATGGTGTGCTCAACGGCTTGCGTCAAATCGAAGGCGAGTCGAATCTTCTCAGGGTAATATCCGAAACGAACACGTTCGAGTAAGGAATGCCCCACGGGTAGCACAGACTGTCGGTTATCGGAATGGATGTGCGGGATATCAAGAGCCATTCGATTCGGCCCAATCATCTTCACTACAGGCGACAATCGCCCGTTGCCGGTAACTATCACTGCCACGCGATCACCCTCCGGCTTTGTCTCGACCTTCGTCAGAATAGTCGCGTGGGGAGTACCAGCCGGCTGCTCCGCCACTCGCCCCTGAGCATCGGAACGACTATCCGACAACATCTCGCTCGGACTAGCTTGCTCAGGCATCCCTTGAGACTGCTCGACCGAGGCCGCCTGAACATATCCAGTCAACCCCAACACTCCAGCCATGACGGTCGCACTCACCAGCGGGTGAACACCGATCTGTGTCTGTTTCATTCTGTGCCCTCTTTCGGATGCAGAAGCTTCACATATTCCCGCTCCTGCTTGTTCCCATACACATCCATGAACCGTTCTTGCACTATGATGCCCCGCTCAGTGATCGAACTGACGACGCCGTTGTTTGGACCAATACGTGTCCCTCTCCGAATGCTATAACCTTTCCCGTCAGGAGTCTGAACCATGGCCGTATAGCCATAGTTTCCCCAGATCACGGCGATGAGGCTGAGTTCCGTAAGCCCGACCCGCTGCAACGGAGGGAGGGTAGCATCCGCCTCCGTTTGCTGCCCAAGTTGATAAAGCGGCAAAAAGGGATCGCGACGACCGGAAGGATCGTACGATGCACCGAGGAACTCCGAAGCGAGGGAATTTTCCGATTCGTGTATTGCCGACTCAAGCTTCGAGATGCTCCCTTCTCCCGGCGAGATCGTCTTTCGCTCTTGAGGCAAGGGGGCAACCTTGAGAGTATCAGCAGGCCGCAGTGAGGCAATTTGCCGGAGATGAGGCAGGCTCTTTGACTCGGCCGGCTGAACGACAACCCCGCCGATCAACAACGCCATAGCACAGACGACCGCCGTCTTCATCATTCGGCGGCGCCTCACTGACATGCTGTCGATTCGATTCATCAGATTGCGCATGGTTCAGTCCTCGTTGTCACTTGGTCTTCCCGGGAACCGGTACCGAAGTCATCTTCTTCTCCTGCGGAGCGGCATAGGCCACCAGATCGAACACCGTCTGCGTCACGACGCGCCCCTGATCGACCCGCGGGGTCCCGATCCGAACATCCTGGACTGTGACAATCCGTGACAGCTTGCTGATCCGATCGAAGAAAATCGCGGCAGTGTGATACCCTCCCGCCACTTCCACATTGACCGGCATTCGCACGAAGAGCTTGGATGGATCTTCTGCCTGCATACCCGGCTTCCACAAGCGCACATCCAACCCAAGCCGAAGGCCAAGATCTGAGACTTGCTTCAACAGCATCACTGCTTCTTCTTCCGGCGGCAAGCGCTCCTTCTTGGCAGCCAATTCGATTTCCAATTGTTTGTTTGCTGCCATCAATTCGTCCAAGTGCTTGACCTTGATAGTGAGGTTCTGAATCTCCGTATCAAGCTGCGCGACCTGACGCTGGACCGTTGCCAACTCGGCTGATTTCGGATCAACCACGTAGAAGTAGAATCCGACCAGAATTGCCGCCACGAGCAATCCGAGCAACGCGACCTTTTGGCCCATCGGAATGCTGCGTAGCCCTTCGAGACTGATCGCATTCAGACTCATATTACCCCTTCATCGAGAGATCAAGCTTGAACTGATACGTATTCACCTTATTGTCTTGCCCAGCTCGACTTTCCATCAGTTTGATCGTGTCAAACTGATCGGTCCGCCGCAGATTATTGACGAACTCCACGACATCGTCGTTCGTCATCGCTCGTCCCTCTAGTTCGACGCTATTGCCCTTGAGGTTCAATCGAACCAACCATACTTTAAGCGGATTCAGGCTTTGGCTCACATGATCCAGCACCTTAACCGGACCTGTTCGGCTTTTTTCCAACTGATCGATAATCCGATTCTTATCTTCCAACTGTTTTTTTCGTTGTTCGAAATCCTGAACCGCCTTCACCTGTTCCTTAAGTTGCGCCACCTGCCGATCTTTGCCTTGCTTCTCCGTCTGCTTGGCAAGAATCTCTTCCTCGAGTGATGCGGCATACCACCAACACCCCACCAGTGTGACCGCCAAGACCAGAATGCCGATCAGCGCTTCAACACGAACATCCCATTGAGGCTTGGCTTTTCTCGCCCGCGGCCCGGTCGCAAGGAGATTGATTCTGATCATCGATCACCTACCGTTCGAAGCGCGAGTCCAACCCCGACCGCCGCGATCGGCCCCATTTCCGCCAGAAAGTCCTGATCCACCTGGCACTGGGAGATATCCACCTCACTGAATGGGTTGGCGATCTCCACCTCGACATGCATGCGGTCACGAAGCTGTTGACTCAAGCCCTTAATCTTCGCGCCTCCGCCGCACAGAAGAACGCGGGTAATCTCACCATCTGAGGAGGTCGTCTTGAAATAGTCGATCGTGCGCGCAATCTCAGAGGCTACCTCCGCATTGACACTTTCCATGACCGCCGACAATGGGTCCCCGCTCTCCGGCTCTCCCCGCTTCAATTGTTCGGCCTCTTCAAAGGACACACCCAACTCTCGCTGCACCGCCTCGGAATATCGATTGCCCCCTAATGGGATATCGCGAGTGAAGAGCGACACGCCCCCTTTCACAATGTTGACGTTCATGACGCTTGCCCCGATGTTCACCAATGTCGCGATGTCCTCATCCGATCCAGGAGCTGTTGCGCCGTACATATTCTCGATCGCAAAGGCGTCTACGTCCATCACCACGGGAAGCAATCCCGCGGCCTTGACCAGTTCCGTCAACTCGTTGATCTTGTCCTTCTTGGCCGCCACCAGCACAATAGACATTTCACCCTGCTCTTCGGGATTTTCAGAGGGTGGCAGAACGTAGAAATCGAGGTTCACCTCGTTGATGTCGAAGGGAATATACTGCTCTGCCGCCAACCGTACCTGACTATCGAGTTCTTCGTCAGGCATTGGCGGCAGACTGATCTTCTTGATAATGACTGCATGGCCAGAGATGGAGATCGCAACCTGTTTCAGTTTGATATTATTCTCGGTCAGCAACTCTTTGATGGCGGTCACCACCCGCCCTTCATCCATGACCGTACCGTCAACGATGACTTCCGGCTCAAGCTCTTTGACCGCAAACTTTTGCAATGTGTATCGCCCCCGATGTTCTTTCATTTGAACCAGTTTGATGCTGCTCGACCCGATATCGAGGCCCAAGAGTTGCCGTTGTGAGGAAAACACGGACAGAAGGTCAAGGTCCGCAAAATGTTTCAATGAAGCCAGCATGCTCGTCTCCTCTACGCGACCTCAGCTCTCCCTTGCATGACCTGCTTGATCTGCTCGACGTTTTCCGCGGTGTAGAGCCGCCAGTTCCGCCAATCCCGAGGCGGCCCGGAGATGAGCCCCTCCCGCTCCCAGCGAAATAACGTGGCGCGCGAGATATCGAACATCTCGCAGACCTCGTTTGTCTTGTACAACTTCCGTTTCGGCATTTCGCTGATTTTCTTCACTCCGTGCCTCAAATGCCGCCATTCATCGCGCCAAATTTGCACACACAGGTAAGTATAGTTGGTATAGTCCGACTGTCAAGAAAGCGGACTGCGGGGAGGGGATGCAAACGAGGTGCGAAACGGCGCGTGGAGTCTAGGTTTTCTTGATATCTCGGTGAGCCACGGAGACCTCGTATCCCAGCGTGGAGAGCTTCTCCTGCAGGCGCATCGCCATGGTTACGGACCGATGACGTCCGCCGGTGCAACCGATGCCGATACTGAGATAACTTCGTTGATCCCGCTCGAACAGAGGGATCAAAAAGACGAGCAATCCTTGCAGGTGCTCCAAGAACCGAGAGGCCGTGGGATCTGCACACACATACTGTTGAACTCGCGGATCTTCTCCGGTGAGTGGTTTGAGGTCCGGGATAAAAAACGGATTGCGAATGAACCGCACGTCAAAGAGCAGATCAATGTCGTACGGAACTCCAAACTTGTACCCGAAGGTCACCAATGAGATGGTCATGCGACGGGTAGCAGAATCTTGGCGGAACTGTCTCGCCAGAAGTTCGCGCAACTCATGAACCGTAATGTCAGAGGTATCGATCACCCGGTCGGCATGCCCGCGTAATCCGCTGAGCCGTTCACGCTCGAACCGGACGCCTTCCAGGACAGGCATGTGGGGCAGTAACGGATGCGGTCGTCGGCTTTCCGAAAACCGGCGGACTAACACTTCCTCTCGCGCCTCGAGAAACACAAGTTGGAGCGCATGCCCTTGCGTTTTAAGTTCCTCCAGCACCTTGGCTAAATCGCCGAAGAACACTCGTTCACGGATATCGATGCCGAGAGCCACATTTTTGATTTCGCCTTCTTGTTGATCACACAATTCGACGAACGTCGGCAACAAGGCCGGTGGAAGATTATCAACGCAAAAGTACCCTGCATCCTCGAAGGCTTTTAGAGCATGGCTCTTCCCGGATCCGGAAAGGCCACTGATGATGACCAGGTTAAGTGCGGCCATGAGAAGCGCGTGGACGCTCTCGCGAAGGATCAATAAGGGATACCGTGCCGTCCGGTAGTCGCTGCAAAACCTGTATGTCGCCGGAAGCGGCATTCTCAAACATCAGCACCCCAGTTGAAGTTGATGCGAGAGACTCCAGTGCCTCGGCGAACGTGAGAATCTCTAGGGCCGGACGGACTACACGCACATCCTTCTGCTCAACGAGTGGGATCGATGACGCCACGACACTCGCGCGCAAGCGATTGCCGAATTTGTGGTTGGCCCGTCGTTCCTTCATTTTCCGTAGTTGGGCGCCGAGCTTATCCATCACCTGATCGATAGAGGCGTACATCTCTTGGGTCGCGGACTTGGCTTGTAATCGTCGCCCCTGGACCACCCCCACCGCCTCGGCCACATGGTGGAGTTTTTCCACATGCAGCAAAATCTGCAACGTTCCCAGCTTCACGCCGTAACGCTCCAGCCGTTCCATGCGGCTTTCGACGTATTGCCGCAAGGCAGGAGTGATTGCCACATGGCGTCCCGTAATCATCAATCGCATGTCATCCTCGTGTCTCGGCTCCGTTCATATCATGACTGCTCAAAGTCACGACGTTGATGACTCTATCGTGCACCCTGAGGGCCCTAAAAGAATCGCTTGCGCTGTGTGGCCGAAGGAATATTGTCCTCGGCTCGATACTTCGCCACTGTGCGGCGGGCGATCAGGACATGTTGCGTGCGAAGTCTCGCGGCAATCTCTTCGTCCTTCAATGGCTTGCGGGCGTCTTCCTCCGCGACCATTTTTCGGATCATTTCTCGCACCGTCACAGACGACAGCATATCCGACGGCTGATCAACGCGCTGTAGTCCGGCATTGAAGAAAAATTTCAACTCCAGCATGCCCTGCGGACAATACATATACTTATTGGCGGTGACTCGACTGATGGTGGATTCGTGCATGCCGATATCTTCCGCCACCTGCTTGAGGACCAGCGGCTTCAAATGCTGTATGCCGTGCTCGAAGAATCCTTCCTGGAATTTGACGATGCTCGACACCACCTTCACGATCGTCTTATTCCGCTGTTCGATGCTCCGAATCACCCATTGAGCTGCACGTAACTTGTCGTCCAAATAGGCTTTCGTTTCGGCCGCTCCCGACTGACCCGAAGCCATCATTTGTTTGTAATAGGGACTGATTCGCATCCTCGGCAGTCCATCGTCGTTGAGCAGCACTTGCCACTCTCCTTCATTCTTGACGACAAAGACGTCCGGAACGATCGCATAGTTCTGAGTATTGGAGAAGGGGCGTCCCGGCTTCGGCTCCAACCCCTCGATAAGGCGCGTGGCCTGGAAGACCTCTTCCATCGAGATATTCAGGGCTTTGGCGATCCGGCTATACTGTTTCTTCTCCAAGTCCTTCAGATGGTTTAGGACGATCGCCTCAAGCACTGCCCCCTTGAGCCCGCCAGGGCGGGCACCAAGGGAATTCATATGGCTCCGTCCGAGAAAACCAAGTTGCAGGAGCAGGCATTCCGAAAGATCGCGAGCCGCCACGCCGGTAGGATCGAAGCCTTGAACGTCTTTCAAAACAGATTCCGCCTCGGCAAGGGTGTAATCCGTTCCTGAGACCAGCTCCTCCAGGGTCATCCGAAGGTACCCGTCATCGTCCAAATTCCCGATAATCAGACGGCCGATTGCCTTTTCCCGATCGGTGAGCCCGGATAAGGACAATTGCCAGACGAGGTGGTCCTCCAAGGAAGCCGACTTGGCGACCGTTTGTTCATACGAAGGGAATTCGTCCTTCGAAGAGGTGCTATACTCCGCTTCTCCGCGGCGCAGGTCGGTATCGAAATAGTCCTCCCAGCTAGAAGCCGAAAACTCCTCGACATTTTCTCCAGTCTCGGCCGGTTTGTCGTCTGGTTCACCGCCCGAATCCCCCGACGTGGTACCCGCGATTTCTTGTGCGTCCCGGTCGGGAGACGCGGCCTCCTCAGACTCCTCCATTTCAGTGATCACTTCATCCAGCAATGGGTTCTCCATCAGGTGCTGTTGCAAACTCTGCTGAAGCTCCATCCGAGACAATTGCAGCAGCTTGATCGCCTGCTGCAATTGCGGCGTCATGATGAGTTTTTGGCTGAGTTTCAGGTCCAGTCGCAGCTTCATCGGATACTCACTTCCTGCCCCATTACAAGCGGAACCCCTCGCCAAGGTAGACCGCTCGGGCCATCTCGCTCTTCTCGATCACGCTCGGAGGGCCAGCCTCCAAGATCGAGCCCTCGTTGATAATATAGGCGCGATCCGTGATGGACAGCGTTTCTCGCACGTTGTGATCCGTGATGAGCACCCCGATGTTCCGCTGTTTGAGGCGAATAATGATCTGCTGAATATCGGCCACCGCAATGGGATCGATCCCGGCAAAGGGTTCGTCCAGCAGCATGAAGGAGGGGTTGGTGGCCAAGGCGCGTGTGATCTCCAGCCGACGTCGCTCTCCACCGGACAATGCGTAAGCCTTGCTTTTACGAATGTGCACCAGATCAAGCTCCTTCAGCAACGCCTCCACTCGCCCCGCCCGCTCCATTTTCGAGAAACCTAGCATCTCCAAAATCGCAAGAATATTGTGCTCAACAGAGAGTCGGCGAAAAACCGATGATTCTTGCGGCAAATATCCGATTCCTCGCCGCGCACGCTGATACATGGGCAATTCGGTGATAGTCTCACCGCTCAGCGTGATTTGTCCTTCATCGGGCTGACACAATCCGACCATCATGTCGAAAATGGTCGTTTTACCGGCTCCGTTCGGGCCCAGCAACCCGACAACTTCACCCGCCCGCACATCCAGGGAAACCCCTTTGACCACTTTGCGATTGCGAAAACTCTTCACCAACCCGGCCGCCGCCAGACATTCCTTGGCCCCCGATGGAGCACTACAGGTCGAAGCCTGTGACGACACATCCGGCGAGAGTAATGTCATCGTTTTCCACCGCCTTCGCCCTCGATCGTCACCTGCGAATTTCCCTCGACCAGACTGCGATCTTCGTCAAGATACATCGTGATGCGCTTGCCGGACACACGCGTCCCCTTTTGCCAGGCCACAGGATCACCCGTCAGAACGATCTTCTTTTCGTCCTCGTAATATACGGCAGTCTGACAGGTCGCATGGCCGTCTTCCTTTTCGATTTTCACACGGCCGGTCGCCTCCACCATCCGAATGCTGCGATCGGAAACTGACGGGGCGGCATCCCGACCTTGCCCCGGTCCAGCAGTGCCCCCAGAGTTCTTCTTCGAGACTTTCTTAGAATCGCCAGACTTATCGCCGGAAGGCCCGTCGTGACTGGCATAAAACGATACCACCATATGGTCTGAATATACTACCAACGGCCCTCGGGTTAACACGACCGAACCGTCGAAGATAGCCTTATTCTCGTGATTGCTGACGGTCATTGTCTGAGACGTGATGGTTGTAGGAACCTTGTCCGTATCCGCGGGTTTTTTCTTTTCTGTTTCCGCCGCAAGCCCTGCAACATCACCCATCGACCATCCGAGATTAAGAAGGAGGCACAACATCCACCCGCACGTCGTCCAAAACCTGAAACTCCTCCTTGTCCATTTTTCCGAGCAATCCTTTCCCGGTAACCTGTAACCCGTGTCCATGAATCGTGACATGGTCCGTTGTGTGAATTTCATGCCGTTCGTCCGTCCAGGCAAGGTGATTGGTCTGAATCGTATAACCGCTTTGGGTTTCGACGACTATTGGGAGTAGTCGATTAGAAAGCTGAAAGTTCTTGGTTTGCGTATCGAGCGTGCCCTCATCACCCGACAGCGTCAGTTCTTTGCCTTGTGCACCATAAAGCGTAATCTGCACATTGTTGAGCAAGGCGCGATTCTCCTTTTCAAACAAACGCGCCTGTTCTGCCTGCACCTTCCATTGGACGATGTCGCCCTTGGTCTGCGTAAACGTGAAGTCCTGAATTCTTGCATCCGCCGCCTCAGCCCCCACCTCAGCGATGGAACGGGATGAAGAGCCAGGATTGGATCGTGTGAGCAGGAGATAGCCGAGGAAAGCAGCGAAGATCAGACTGAGAGTG
It contains:
- the pilQ gene encoding type IV pilus secretin PilQ, whose product is MKQTQIGVHPLVSATVMAGVLGLTGYVQAASVEQSQGMPEQASPSEMLSDSRSDAQGRVAEQPAGTPHATILTKVETKPEGDRVAVIVTGNGRLSPVVKMIGPNRMALDIPHIHSDNRQSVLPVGHSLLERVRFGYYPEKIRLAFDLTQAVEHTIESGDRGVVIWLQPRQGEDETVQSTPRRALLTRKASKALTLVRPVQLTTESFQKDEPKPDTEVVGGSSRFVGRRISLDFQQADISNVLRLIAEVSGFNIVVGEGVKSKVTMKLASVPWDQALDMLLKMNALGMIRQGNIVWVDTLQNIAKQQDEEARAKDSKAKAEPIVTRVFYVRNLNAQEVLTSLRQNLSPRGTMTVSQASNALIISDTETKLDVLRQLLDGVDLEVPQVQIEARIVQADTTYTRSLGVQWGIQNVNQLGSASGTSAFKTGTTGSFGAQVSDFLINLPANPGLPSVPGAGFSIGKTDGAMLDVRLSAGELLGLTKVIAAPKITTLDKRDAKIAQGESIPFQTTSLQGTQTTFVDANLELNVTPQITSRDPKEIGKQILMKVRATRNAVGARSNPAGPSIDRREATTQVLVRDGETMVIGGVFVDTQSNNVAGIPYLSRIPVLGWLFKNKTENVSKQELLIFLTPTIVRSAT
- a CDS encoding pilus assembly protein PilP, producing the protein MMKTAVVCAMALLIGGVVVQPAESKSLPHLRQIASLRPADTLKVAPLPQERKTISPGEGSISKLESAIHESENSLASEFLGASYDPSGRRDPFLPLYQLGQQTEADATLPPLQRVGLTELSLIAVIWGNYGYTAMVQTPDGKGYSIRRGTRIGPNNGVVSSITERGIIVQERFMDVYGNKQEREYVKLLHPKEGTE
- the pilO gene encoding type 4a pilus biogenesis protein PilO, producing the protein MSLNAISLEGLRSIPMGQKVALLGLLVAAILVGFYFYVVDPKSAELATVQRQVAQLDTEIQNLTIKVKHLDELMAANKQLEIELAAKKERLPPEEEAVMLLKQVSDLGLRLGLDVRLWKPGMQAEDPSKLFVRMPVNVEVAGGYHTAAIFFDRISKLSRIVTVQDVRIGTPRVDQGRVVTQTVFDLVAYAAPQEKKMTSVPVPGKTK
- a CDS encoding PilN domain-containing protein; translation: MIRINLLATGPRARKAKPQWDVRVEALIGILVLAVTLVGCWWYAASLEEEILAKQTEKQGKDRQVAQLKEQVKAVQDFEQRKKQLEDKNRIIDQLEKSRTGPVKVLDHVSQSLNPLKVWLVRLNLKGNSVELEGRAMTNDDVVEFVNNLRRTDQFDTIKLMESRAGQDNKVNTYQFKLDLSMKG
- the pilM gene encoding type IV pilus assembly protein PilM, which translates into the protein MLASLKHFADLDLLSVFSSQRQLLGLDIGSSSIKLVQMKEHRGRYTLQKFAVKELEPEVIVDGTVMDEGRVVTAIKELLTENNIKLKQVAISISGHAVIIKKISLPPMPDEELDSQVRLAAEQYIPFDINEVNLDFYVLPPSENPEEQGEMSIVLVAAKKDKINELTELVKAAGLLPVVMDVDAFAIENMYGATAPGSDEDIATLVNIGASVMNVNIVKGGVSLFTRDIPLGGNRYSEAVQRELGVSFEEAEQLKRGEPESGDPLSAVMESVNAEVASEIARTIDYFKTTSSDGEITRVLLCGGGAKIKGLSQQLRDRMHVEVEIANPFSEVDISQCQVDQDFLAEMGPIAAVGVGLALRTVGDR
- a CDS encoding MerR family transcriptional regulator, coding for MPKRKLYKTNEVCEMFDISRATLFRWEREGLISGPPRDWRNWRLYTAENVEQIKQVMQGRAEVA
- the rapZ gene encoding RNase adapter RapZ, whose product is MAALNLVIISGLSGSGKSHALKAFEDAGYFCVDNLPPALLPTFVELCDQQEGEIKNVALGIDIRERVFFGDLAKVLEELKTQGHALQLVFLEAREEVLVRRFSESRRPHPLLPHMPVLEGVRFERERLSGLRGHADRVIDTSDITVHELRELLARQFRQDSATRRMTISLVTFGYKFGVPYDIDLLFDVRFIRNPFFIPDLKPLTGEDPRVQQYVCADPTASRFLEHLQGLLVFLIPLFERDQRSYLSIGIGCTGGRHRSVTMAMRLQEKLSTLGYEVSVAHRDIKKT
- the raiA gene encoding ribosome-associated translation inhibitor RaiA, translating into MRLMITGRHVAITPALRQYVESRMERLERYGVKLGTLQILLHVEKLHHVAEAVGVVQGRRLQAKSATQEMYASIDQVMDKLGAQLRKMKERRANHKFGNRLRASVVASSIPLVEQKDVRVVRPALEILTFAEALESLASTSTGVLMFENAASGDIQVLQRLPDGTVSLIDPSRERPRASHGRT
- the rpoN gene encoding RNA polymerase factor sigma-54; its protein translation is MKLRLDLKLSQKLIMTPQLQQAIKLLQLSRMELQQSLQQHLMENPLLDEVITEMEESEEAASPDRDAQEIAGTTSGDSGGEPDDKPAETGENVEEFSASSWEDYFDTDLRRGEAEYSTSSKDEFPSYEQTVAKSASLEDHLVWQLSLSGLTDREKAIGRLIIGNLDDDGYLRMTLEELVSGTDYTLAEAESVLKDVQGFDPTGVAARDLSECLLLQLGFLGRSHMNSLGARPGGLKGAVLEAIVLNHLKDLEKKQYSRIAKALNISMEEVFQATRLIEGLEPKPGRPFSNTQNYAIVPDVFVVKNEGEWQVLLNDDGLPRMRISPYYKQMMASGQSGAAETKAYLDDKLRAAQWVIRSIEQRNKTIVKVVSSIVKFQEGFFEHGIQHLKPLVLKQVAEDIGMHESTISRVTANKYMYCPQGMLELKFFFNAGLQRVDQPSDMLSSVTVREMIRKMVAEEDARKPLKDEEIAARLRTQHVLIARRTVAKYRAEDNIPSATQRKRFF
- the lptB gene encoding LPS export ABC transporter ATP-binding protein translates to MAAAGLVKSFRNRKVVKGVSLDVRAGEVVGLLGPNGAGKTTIFDMMVGLCQPDEGQITLSGETITELPMYQRARRGIGYLPQESSVFRRLSVEHNILAILEMLGFSKMERAGRVEALLKELDLVHIRKSKAYALSGGERRRLEITRALATNPSFMLLDEPFAGIDPIAVADIQQIIIRLKQRNIGVLITDHNVRETLSITDRAYIINEGSILEAGPPSVIEKSEMARAVYLGEGFRL
- the lptC gene encoding LPS export ABC transporter periplasmic protein LptC, which codes for MWERWIRRSLLTLSLIFAAFLGYLLLTRSNPGSSSRSIAEVGAEAADARIQDFTFTQTKGDIVQWKVQAEQARLFEKENRALLNNVQITLYGAQGKELTLSGDEGTLDTQTKNFQLSNRLLPIVVETQSGYTIQTNHLAWTDERHEIHTTDHVTIHGHGLQVTGKGLLGKMDKEEFQVLDDVRVDVVPPS